One window of the Eucalyptus grandis isolate ANBG69807.140 chromosome 8, ASM1654582v1, whole genome shotgun sequence genome contains the following:
- the LOC104415888 gene encoding probable inactive ATP-dependent zinc metalloprotease FTSHI 4, chloroplastic isoform X1 has protein sequence MSSRGFAPLDFALFPKPSSLSRGASSARLSFSASCLRRSNRVGGAAAASRPILFPGRRGGFGRGIRSASNAGSGPESVATSAGSVEEDPEAAQLFEKLKDAERQRISKLEELERKANVQLERQLVMASSWSRALLTMRGKLKGTEWDPENSHRIDYSDFLGLLNTNNVQFVGYSNYGQTMSVILPCYKDGHRQETQGNSRKEIVFWRHVVDRMPRLLE, from the exons atgagcTCTCGCGGCTTCGCACCTCTCGATTTCGCCCTCTTCCCCAAGCCGTCCTCCCTCTCCAGAGGAGCCTCCTCCGCTCGGTTATCCTTCTCTGCGTCTTGCCTCCGTCGCTCCAACCGCGTCGGTGGAGCCGCCGCCGCTTCCCGGCCAATCCTCTTCCCCGGACGCCGAGGCGGCTTCGGTCGCGGCATACGCAGTGCTTCCAATGCGGGTTCCGGTCCCGAGTCGGTCGCCACGTCGGCAGGCTCCGTTGAGGAAGACCCCGAGGCGGCCCAGCTCTTCGAG AAACTGAAAG atgccgAGAGACAACGGATAAGTAAGCTGGAAGAGCTTGAACGGAAGGCAAATGTCCAATTAGAGAGGCAGCTGGTCATGGCTTCGAGTTGGAGCAGGGCCTTGCTGACTATGCGGGGAAAGTTGAAAGGAACAGAGTGGGATCCTGAGAATTCGCATAGGATTGATTACAGTGATTTTCTGGGTCTTCTTAACACCAATAATGTCCAGTTTGTTGGGTATTCGAATTATGGCCAGACAATGTCAG TAATCTTACCTTGCTATAAAGATGGACATAGACAAGAAACCCAAGGGAATTCACGGAAAGAAATAGTTTTCTGGCGCCATGTGGTTGACCGTATGCCGAGATTGCTGGAATGA
- the LOC104415888 gene encoding probable inactive ATP-dependent zinc metalloprotease FTSHI 4, chloroplastic isoform X2 → MSSRGFAPLDFALFPKPSSLSRGASSARLSFSASCLRRSNRVGGAAAASRPILFPGRRGGFGRGIRSASNAGSGPESVATSAGSVEEDPEAAQLFEKLKDAERQRISKLEELERKANVQLERQLVMASSWSRALLTMRGKLKGTEWDPENSHRIDYSDFLGLLNTNNVQFVGYSNYGQTMSVLCSNLTLL, encoded by the exons atgagcTCTCGCGGCTTCGCACCTCTCGATTTCGCCCTCTTCCCCAAGCCGTCCTCCCTCTCCAGAGGAGCCTCCTCCGCTCGGTTATCCTTCTCTGCGTCTTGCCTCCGTCGCTCCAACCGCGTCGGTGGAGCCGCCGCCGCTTCCCGGCCAATCCTCTTCCCCGGACGCCGAGGCGGCTTCGGTCGCGGCATACGCAGTGCTTCCAATGCGGGTTCCGGTCCCGAGTCGGTCGCCACGTCGGCAGGCTCCGTTGAGGAAGACCCCGAGGCGGCCCAGCTCTTCGAG AAACTGAAAG atgccgAGAGACAACGGATAAGTAAGCTGGAAGAGCTTGAACGGAAGGCAAATGTCCAATTAGAGAGGCAGCTGGTCATGGCTTCGAGTTGGAGCAGGGCCTTGCTGACTATGCGGGGAAAGTTGAAAGGAACAGAGTGGGATCCTGAGAATTCGCATAGGATTGATTACAGTGATTTTCTGGGTCTTCTTAACACCAATAATGTCCAGTTTGTTGGGTATTCGAATTATGGCCAGACAATGTCAG TTTTATGCAGTAATCTTACCTTGCTATAA
- the LOC104415889 gene encoding uncharacterized protein LOC104415889 isoform X2: protein MMEEEGGAALARMEGRASIDGEPKTLSFHQIKLAREAALYVVNTCTVEEALRIFTEGLEPVICRGNGLNLQEEPNDDDGNELQLPSRRDAVSAPF from the exons AtgatggaagaagaaggaggagcagcGCTGGCGCGCATGGAGGGCAGGGCGTCCATCGACGGTGAGCCCAAGACGCTCAGCTTCCATCAGATAAAGCTTGCCAGG GAGGCGGCTCTGTACGTGGTGAATACGTGCACCGTGGAAGAGGCCTTGAGGATCTTCACTGAG GGCTTGGAACCAGTAATTTGTCGTGGCAACGGACTCAATTTGCAGGAAGAGCCTAATGACGACGATGGCAATGAATTGCAATTGCCATCTCGGAGGGATGCCGTTTCTGCGCCATTCTAA
- the LOC104415889 gene encoding uncharacterized protein LOC104415889 isoform X1 — protein sequence MMEEEGGAALARMEGRASIDGEPKTLSFHQIKLAREAALYVVNTCTVEEALRIFTESCCMIQGLEPVICRGNGLNLQEEPNDDDGNELQLPSRRDAVSAPF from the exons AtgatggaagaagaaggaggagcagcGCTGGCGCGCATGGAGGGCAGGGCGTCCATCGACGGTGAGCCCAAGACGCTCAGCTTCCATCAGATAAAGCTTGCCAGG GAGGCGGCTCTGTACGTGGTGAATACGTGCACCGTGGAAGAGGCCTTGAGGATCTTCACTGAG AGTTGCTGCATGATACAGGGCTTGGAACCAGTAATTTGTCGTGGCAACGGACTCAATTTGCAGGAAGAGCCTAATGACGACGATGGCAATGAATTGCAATTGCCATCTCGGAGGGATGCCGTTTCTGCGCCATTCTAA
- the LOC104415889 gene encoding uncharacterized protein LOC104415889 isoform X3, with product MMEEEGGAALARMEGRASIDGEPKTLSFHQIKLAREAALYVVNTCTVEEALRIFTEFSPSLDLYLRSNDATPLVCSNLSLLQQHFRL from the exons AtgatggaagaagaaggaggagcagcGCTGGCGCGCATGGAGGGCAGGGCGTCCATCGACGGTGAGCCCAAGACGCTCAGCTTCCATCAGATAAAGCTTGCCAGG GAGGCGGCTCTGTACGTGGTGAATACGTGCACCGTGGAAGAGGCCTTGAGGATCTTCACTGAG TTCTCGCCCTCCCTTGATCTGTACCTTCGAAGTAATGATGCGACGCCCCTTGTTTGCTCAAATCTATCGCTGCTTCAGCAACATTTTAGGTTATAA
- the LOC104415890 gene encoding uncharacterized protein LOC104415890 isoform X1 — MMEEGGGAAMARMEGRASIDGEPKTLSFHQIKLAREAALDVVNTCTVEEALRIFTETCCMIQGLEPIICCGNGLDREEEPNEDENDELRLPQSLRDVISAPF, encoded by the exons ATGatggaagaaggaggaggagcagcgatGGCGCGCATGGAGGGCAGGGCGTCCATCGACGGCGAGCCCAAGACGCTCAGCTTCCATCAGATAAAGCTTGCCAGG GAGGCGGCTCTGGACGTGGTGAATACGTGCACCGTCGAAGAGGCCTTGAGGATCTTCACTGAG ACTTGCTGCATGATACAGGGCTTGGAACCAATAATTTGTTGTGGCAACGGACTTGATCGAGAGGAAGAGCCTAATGAAGACGAAAATGATGAACTGCGACTGCCGCAGTCTCTGAGGGATGTCATTTCCGCACCGTTCTAG
- the LOC104415890 gene encoding uncharacterized protein LOC104415890 isoform X2: MMEEGGGAAMARMEGRASIDGEPKTLSFHQIKLAREAALDVVNTCTVEEALRIFTEGLEPIICCGNGLDREEEPNEDENDELRLPQSLRDVISAPF, translated from the exons ATGatggaagaaggaggaggagcagcgatGGCGCGCATGGAGGGCAGGGCGTCCATCGACGGCGAGCCCAAGACGCTCAGCTTCCATCAGATAAAGCTTGCCAGG GAGGCGGCTCTGGACGTGGTGAATACGTGCACCGTCGAAGAGGCCTTGAGGATCTTCACTGAG GGCTTGGAACCAATAATTTGTTGTGGCAACGGACTTGATCGAGAGGAAGAGCCTAATGAAGACGAAAATGATGAACTGCGACTGCCGCAGTCTCTGAGGGATGTCATTTCCGCACCGTTCTAG